Within the Centropristis striata isolate RG_2023a ecotype Rhode Island chromosome 23, C.striata_1.0, whole genome shotgun sequence genome, the region tcctgtattaatttatatatatatatatatatatatatatatatatatatatatatatatatacatatatatatatatatatatatataaattaatacagGCCTGAAAATACATATGTACAATTAAGTTTGcgtttttcatgtattttttcctgtattaatttatatatatatatatatatatatatatatatatatatatatatatatatatatacatatatacatatatatatatatatatatatatataaattaatacagGCCTGAAAATACATATGTACAATTAAGTTTGcgtttttcatgtattttttcattgcagtcaacattttttcttataaatacagatctgtttctttaaatatatatatgcataattAAGTGTGTGGGATTTTTTTATATCTCATTCTAGATTTTATcctatgtttgtttttgctttttattatttgagaGTTGCACAATTTCTTTCCAACTTTGTTATAGGGTTCTCAACATGAACagtatctaaaaaataattgcacTTGTAAGTTATCTGGTAGCGAGTTGCACAAATTTGCACGAGTTTTTGCAGACACAAAAGCTAAACATTATTATCGAGGTTAAACAGACACTAGTGAGCTAATTctctggagcagcagcagcagcagcagcaggtgtttCCTATATGACTAATTAGCAGAGACTCCTCGGCTTTTGGAAGCAGAACGTCATGTGGACCTGAGAAAGAAAAAGCGTTTCTACTTCTGTTTATTTATGGAAAAAAGTCGCCTGTAAAAGTCGCCTCTTATCTCTCGAAGCCGGGTTTCGTTTATTTGGTTGTTTTCATCCCTCTGCGGTGTTTTATTTCTGACAGGTTGAGCGAGCACGTGAAAGAAAAATGGACGGTAAAGATTTCTGTTGATCTAATAACATGCAAACGTTTCATTTTTACTCCCCTACATGAgtagaaatatgtttattttgcgGGAAAGGAtaagggccaggtaggagaaaaaaaattaaatcattagGCACATAAATTCGAAAAAGTCTAaatgacgagaaaaaaagtcgaaacacaatgttgagaaaatacgTATAATATAATACGATATATGTCCAaataaattcacataaattacatagaagcagattttccccaaaacaacAGTCATGGTAGCTACTACcaagaatatttcatttatgtttAGGGGGATTTTAGTCCTACTACAGCCttaaatattgtaattattgctcattttatggcatttatgaaaatcaggttgtagcttgcagccTATCGAACTGCtcagataaaaaacaatgttcctctgatgacttattgacaacAATCtatgaatatctttccaactttactgaaaacaaaaaaaagtttactttataCTCATTTTCGATTTTTGTAATGATCCgtcatttcgactttattctcgtcatttcgacttttttctcgaaatgcataatggagaaaaataaatcattattttttctcttacctgtcCCCAGTCCTCTTCTGTAGAAAGAtttacagtcgtggaaaaaaatatcagacccttgttttcttcagtttctggttaattttaatgcctggttcaactagaGGTACagttgtttgggcaaatataataataacaacaaaaaatagctgataagagtttaatttaagagctgatatctagacattttccatggttttcttgataataaccaaaatcattatcaagaagaAATCAAGGgaggtctaattttttttccatgactgtatatttgaaTGAAAACTACTTTCCCCCTGTAGATGGAAGCCAGCAGCCACAGAGCTTTGGGAGCGGGCAGCAGAGAGCCCAACATCCCAGACCTTTCTTCTACGTCCAGCCGCCATCTCAACCTTATTACCTCTACCAGCAGTGGCAGATGAACAACCCATACAGTCACTATGGTGTGCCTGGAGGTACCAACacttttaaactttcttttttattgttttaatcacCCAACAGTGACGGTAGGTTACTTGGATAAGTAAAAGTCACAATACCATGGTGTAGAAAATctgctaaaagtaaaagtcctgcattcaaaactgtaTAGAGATAAGACTATAACATTACTTtgcattatttccattttatgttagtttatatttctactctactacatctcagagagaaatattgtattttactgcactAGGTTACATTTCTCTGACACTTTTAGTTAATTTGCAGATCCAGATTATTgatacaaaatattaataaattaggACTTATCATTATAAATTAAACTACCAAGCGGTATATAAAGTACTTAAAATGAGACCTTCATTAACCAGCTGCAAAATTAAAGCGATGAACatatgaatgcatcaataattacaaTGCATAGCTATAATATACATTAATTTGAAacgggtcattctgcataataaatactttaaatatattttacttgtgtatttctacactgtaatTCTAATTAAAATACTTTAGTCAAGTAAGATATCTTCTTCTGCCACTGAACCAAAGTACAAAAAGTATTAGTATCAAACTGtcctaaaagtacaaaaagtaaaagtattatcaTGCAAAACAGTCcattttataatgtatattatggGCTTATTGGTGATGCATTAATATGATCTCTTTTTATGCAGAAGCTGATTGAAGTGGGgcagtttatattttatttatatactgcTGAGCTGtgcagtaacacatttatttaattgtatttttggcttataaaataaaaaataatctaaacctgcaaagtaaagttattaaataaatgtagtggagtaaaaagtaccaTATTTGTCGCAGAAATTAagtataaaatggaaaaacgtGCAACTCCCTTAAAATTGTACGTAAATACTgacttgtgtgtatttttgtttatatttcccAGGTTTTAATTTTGCCCGTCCCTGCATGCCGCCGTACCCGTACATGCAGTACCCCGGGTATTTTCTCCCACAAGGTCCAATGTATCCGATGGATTACAGGCGAATATTTGAGCCTCGCTTCCACGCTCCGTCCTGGAATGATGCGCCTCGCCACCAtcaccaacagcagcagcagcagcagcagcaacatcagcagcagcagcattaccacccacagcctcacgGGCGGCCTGAAACGGCCTGCTCCGAGGCTCAAACCGACCCCAGCGACGCCATCACCAAGCTCATCGAGTGCCTGGATAAAATCCGAGCCACTGAGCTGCAGGGCGCCGGGAGAGAGCTGGACTCTGGCGTGGCCTCACAGTCCTCAGGGATGTTTTCTCCAGGCGAGGAGAAGAAAAGCGAAGAGCAGGGTCACACGCTGCCCTCAGTGCCTGACGATTCTGCAGCTGTGACCTTCAGCGACTCCACCACAGCGGTGTACGACGGCGAGTCCAGCCACAGGAGCCTAGACGTCCTGAGTCCTCCGGGCTGCTGGTCTGCAGGACTGGAGGAGGAGCTTCCTCTCGACAGCTCGTCCATTCACGAAGAGTGTCCCGAGCTTGAGCAGTCAGTGGAAAACGAACACTTCCTCTCTCTTGAGACGGCCGAAGTCGCAGATATCCAGTCAGATATCCCAGCGACGGATCAAAGTGTTCCCACATGCGACGGTGAAAAGCTCCTGAAGCAGAAAGTGGATCCAGTCCTGCCATCGTCTGCCTCTAACTCCAGAGAGCCGGGACTCACAGATGCTAAAAGTGGCGACACAGTCTCGAAGACGGATCAGAAAGCCGATCCAGGCTACCAGATCCTCAGGCTGCCTTTTGACAGCGTTTTGACGCCTGGAGATGCTGCAGCGGCCCGTCTCCCCTCCCCCACCGCCCCCTACTACTACAACTACCTGTCCATGCAGACCACCCACGAGAGGATGAGCGTCCTCAGCCCGTCTCTGGACGAGCTCTCCTCCAGAGACGAGATGTTCTCCACCGATCTGGACGACGCAGACCTCTTCCCCAAACGCGTGTACGCCGGTAGGAGGCTGGCAGACGTGGTCAGCGGCTCTCCAAAAGCTGCCGAAGGAGTAGAAGAAGTGTGGCTGCCGGGCTCAAAGAGGTTCATGTGCGCCTGCTGTGGGAAAAGCCTCGCGAAAGGCGCCGCAAGGAGCAAAGTCCACAGCTCCAAGGTGTACAGGGACGACGGCGGAGACTCCGAGGAGGACGGCAGGTACGGAAGAGGGTGTGAGCAGCCGGTCAGAGTGGTTGTGAGGAAGCATTCTGCACACAGGAAACCCCACTCTGTCCCTCCGAGACACGCTGCAAAACCCTGGTATAAAAGAGGCCAATACAAGGATCCCCCCAATCCAGTGAACCAGGAGGAAAGTCACAATGTTTGCACGCAGGAGCCGGCTGACGGTGAGCCAGAGGAGATGACCAGCAGCGAGATGCAGTGCAGAACATGTCAGGGTAAGTCTCTGCAACaacctcttctccttctccttcttcgaTATCTTCATTTCAGTTCTGCAGTCATGTTGGATGCTGAATGTGTTTCACAGACAGACTCTGCAGAGAAGATCTGACCACATCGGATCAGGGCCGGTGGGGAGACGGAGACGTGATTCCCAGGAGGAGACAAGCAGCCCCTCTGCAACGACAAGGTTAGATTTAGGCGCTCATGTTCCAGTCTTAGTAGAAACAAATGTGCAATAGCTGCGACCACATTGTTGCAGGCCTCCTTAATGCAATATGTCTGATAGGAGTTCTGTCATGatcagacattttccatgttttttttcttgaagtaGAGTTTAAGTTGACATGGATGTGGTGATGTTTCCATTttgttgtgagttttttttaatacatgctTCTTCTTGCTCTGAAGAGATGAGTACTCAGAGGAAAGTGATGTACCACAGGCCGAGAGACGAGGACA harbors:
- the buc gene encoding bucky ball — translated: MDDGSQQPQSFGSGQQRAQHPRPFFYVQPPSQPYYLYQQWQMNNPYSHYGVPGGFNFARPCMPPYPYMQYPGYFLPQGPMYPMDYRRIFEPRFHAPSWNDAPRHHHQQQQQQQQQHQQQQHYHPQPHGRPETACSEAQTDPSDAITKLIECLDKIRATELQGAGRELDSGVASQSSGMFSPGEEKKSEEQGHTLPSVPDDSAAVTFSDSTTAVYDGESSHRSLDVLSPPGCWSAGLEEELPLDSSSIHEECPELEQSVENEHFLSLETAEVADIQSDIPATDQSVPTCDGEKLLKQKVDPVLPSSASNSREPGLTDAKSGDTVSKTDQKADPGYQILRLPFDSVLTPGDAAAARLPSPTAPYYYNYLSMQTTHERMSVLSPSLDELSSRDEMFSTDLDDADLFPKRVYAGRRLADVVSGSPKAAEGVEEVWLPGSKRFMCACCGKSLAKGAARSKVHSSKVYRDDGGDSEEDGRYGRGCEQPVRVVVRKHSAHRKPHSVPPRHAAKPWYKRGQYKDPPNPVNQEESHNVCTQEPADGEPEEMTSSEMQCRTCQDRLCREDLTTSDQGRWGDGDVIPRRRQAAPLQRQEMSTQRKVMYHRPRDEDNDDDEPPPLHWERGSTMRGEPRC